In Hyperolius riggenbachi isolate aHypRig1 chromosome 10, aHypRig1.pri, whole genome shotgun sequence, a genomic segment contains:
- the LOC137535183 gene encoding zinc finger protein 23-like isoform X2 encodes MEEGDMRRTIKEEEETYVRGDQWSMEKDDMIRTIKEEEEEMYVKSDQQSMEEGDMMRTSKEEEEKIYVRSDQQIMEEGDMMRTVKEEEEETYVRSDQQSMEEGDTRIMKEEEDEMYVRSDQRSTKEGGIMRTIKKEEEENYVRSDQQSMEEGVMMRTIKKEEEENYVRSDQQSLEEGDMMRTIKVEKEETYVRSNQYSFEEVDMTRTSKEEEEEMYMRSDQHFTEEGDIRRTSKEEEEKIDVRSDQQSMEEGDMMRTSKEEEEKIDVRSDQQIMEEGDMRIMKEEEEETYVRSNQYSFEEVDMMSKEEEEEMYMRSDQQSTEEGDLMRTSKEEGCSLDISENGHNVENILKRSFPVSAGNNGITQHPPGVRHIVANMHHTRYSADRPPDPCNPEESSDRSHPVGLNTPPGGHCEERSHDLSDSEESSGKSRSVRHGGEEMFPCSECDKFFTRKSRLVIHQRSHTGERPFSCSECGKCFSLKQSLERHQKSHIDERPFLCSECGKGFASKGSLLAHQSTHTVVFPLSCSECGKGFTLKGKLLKHLKIHIRGRPFSCSECGKSFIRKERFLAHQRSHTGERPFSCSVCGKCFTTKENYFMHQKIHTGERPFSCSECGKCFIRKRKLTDHLKIHTGERPFSCSECGKGFIRKNKLIDHQRSHTGERPFSCSDCGRRFSMKGNLLTHQTTHTGERPFVCSECGKGFSQKGSLLKHQRTHRGERPFSCSECGKSFTAKANLSRHQKTYAH; translated from the exons atggaggagggtgacatgaggaggacaattaaagaggaagaagaaacatatgtgaggggtgatcagtggTCTATGGAGAAGGATGACATGattaggacaattaaagaggaggaagaagagatgtatgtgaagagtgatcagcagtctatggaggagggtgacatgatgaggacaagtaaagaggaagaagaaaagatatatgtgaggagtgatcagcagattatggaggagggtgataTGATGAGGACAgtcaaagaggaggaagaagagacatatgtgaggagtgatcagcagtctatggaggagggtgacacgagGATaatgaaagaggaagaagatgagatgtatgtgaggagtgatcagcgatCTACCAAGGAGGGTGGCAtaatgaggacaattaaaaaggaggaagaagagaactatgtgaggagtgatcagcagtctatggaggagggtgtcatgatgaggacaattaaaaaggaggaagaagagaactatgtgaggagtgatcaacaATCTTTGgaagagggtgacatgatgaggactatTAAAGTGGAGAAAGAagagacctatgtgaggagtAATCAGTACTCTTTTGAGGAGGTGGACATgacgaggacaagtaaagaggaggaagaagagatgtatatgAGAAGTGATCAGCACTTTACCGAGGAGGGTGACATaaggaggacaagtaaagaggaagaagaaaagatagatgtgaggagtgatcagcagtctatggaagagggtgacatgatgaggacaagtaaagaggaagaagaaaagatagatgtgaggagtgatcagcagattatggaggagggtgacatgaggataatgaaagaggaagaagaagagacctatgtgaggagtAATCAGTACTCTTTTGAGGAGGTGGACATGATgagtaaagaggaggaagaagagatgtatatgaggagtgatcagcagtctaccgAGGAGGGTGACTTAATGAGGACAAGTAAGGAGGAGGGATGTTCTCTAGATATCAGTGAAA ATGGGCACAATGTTGAAAATATCTTGAAGAGGAGTTTTCCTGTATCGGCAGGAAATAATGGCATTACCCAGCATCCTCCAGGAGTAAGGCACATTGTAGCAAATATGCATCACACACGCTACAGTGCAGATAGACCACCAGATCCTTGTAATCCTGAGGAATCTTCTGATAGGTCACATCCAGTGGGCCTAAATACCCCTCCTGGAGGTCACTGTGAGGAGAGGTCACATGACCTGTCTGATTCTGAGGAATCTTCTGGTAAATCTCGTAGTGTCAGACATGGAGGAGAGGAGATGTTTCCATGTTCTGAATGTGATAAATTTTTCACAAGGAAGTCGCGTCTTGTTATCCATCAGAGAAGCCACACTGGtgagcgtcctttttcatgttcagagtgtgggaaatgctttagtTTGAAACAAAGCCTTGAGAGACATCAGAAAAGTCACATAGATGAGCGGccatttttatgttcagagtgtgggaaaggttttgcttcaaAAGGAAGCCTCCTAGCACATCAAAGTACTCATACAGTTGTGTTTCCTttatcatgttcagagtgtgggaaggggTTTACTCTGAAAGGAAAACTTCTTAAACACCTGAAAATTCATATAAGAGggcgtcctttttcatgttcagagtgcgggaagAGTTTTATTCGGAAGGAACGTTTTCTTGCCCATCAAAGAAGTCACACAGGCGAGCGGCCCTTTTCatgttcagtgtgtgggaaatgctttactACCAAAGAAAACTATTTTATGCACCAGAAgattcacacaggtgagcgtcctttttcatgttcagagtgtgggaagtgtttcATTAGGAAAAGGAAATTAACTGATCATCTGAAAATTCACACTGGtgagcgtcctttttcatgttcagagtgtgggaaaggttttattcgtaaaaataaattaattgatcatcagagaagtcacacaggagagcggcCCTTTTCATGTTCAGATTGTGGAAGAAGATTCAGTATGAAAGGTAACCTACTCACACACCAGACAACACACACTGGCGAGCGGCCGTttgtgtgttcagagtgtgggaaaggcttcAGTCAGAAAGGAAGCCTGCTTAAGCACCAGAGAACTCACAGAGGAGAGCGTCCCttttcttgttctgagtgtgggaaaagctttACGGCTAAAGCAAATCTAAGCAGACATCAAAAGACTTACGCCCACTGA
- the LOC137535183 gene encoding oocyte zinc finger protein XlCOF7.1-like isoform X1 yields MEEGDMRRTIKEEEETYVRGDQWSMEKDDMIRTIKEEEEEMYVKSDQQSMEEGDMMRTSKEEEEKIYVRSDQQIMEEGDMMRTVKEEEEETYVRSDQQSMEEGDTRIMKEEEDEMYVRSDQRSTKEGGIMRTIKKEEEENYVRSDQQSMEEGVMMRTIKKEEEENYVRSDQQSLEEGDMMRTIKVEKEETYVRSNQYSFEEVDMTRTSKEEEEEMYMRSDQHFTEEGDIRRTSKEEEEKIDVRSDQQSMEEGDMMRTSKEEEEKIDVRSDQQIMEEGDMRIMKEEEEETYVRSNQYSFEEVDMMSKEEEEEMYMRSDQQSTEEGDLMRTSKEEGCSLDISETDGHNVENILKRSFPVSAGNNGITQHPPGVRHIVANMHHTRYSADRPPDPCNPEESSDRSHPVGLNTPPGGHCEERSHDLSDSEESSGKSRSVRHGGEEMFPCSECDKFFTRKSRLVIHQRSHTGERPFSCSECGKCFSLKQSLERHQKSHIDERPFLCSECGKGFASKGSLLAHQSTHTVVFPLSCSECGKGFTLKGKLLKHLKIHIRGRPFSCSECGKSFIRKERFLAHQRSHTGERPFSCSVCGKCFTTKENYFMHQKIHTGERPFSCSECGKCFIRKRKLTDHLKIHTGERPFSCSECGKGFIRKNKLIDHQRSHTGERPFSCSDCGRRFSMKGNLLTHQTTHTGERPFVCSECGKGFSQKGSLLKHQRTHRGERPFSCSECGKSFTAKANLSRHQKTYAH; encoded by the exons atggaggagggtgacatgaggaggacaattaaagaggaagaagaaacatatgtgaggggtgatcagtggTCTATGGAGAAGGATGACATGattaggacaattaaagaggaggaagaagagatgtatgtgaagagtgatcagcagtctatggaggagggtgacatgatgaggacaagtaaagaggaagaagaaaagatatatgtgaggagtgatcagcagattatggaggagggtgataTGATGAGGACAgtcaaagaggaggaagaagagacatatgtgaggagtgatcagcagtctatggaggagggtgacacgagGATaatgaaagaggaagaagatgagatgtatgtgaggagtgatcagcgatCTACCAAGGAGGGTGGCAtaatgaggacaattaaaaaggaggaagaagagaactatgtgaggagtgatcagcagtctatggaggagggtgtcatgatgaggacaattaaaaaggaggaagaagagaactatgtgaggagtgatcaacaATCTTTGgaagagggtgacatgatgaggactatTAAAGTGGAGAAAGAagagacctatgtgaggagtAATCAGTACTCTTTTGAGGAGGTGGACATgacgaggacaagtaaagaggaggaagaagagatgtatatgAGAAGTGATCAGCACTTTACCGAGGAGGGTGACATaaggaggacaagtaaagaggaagaagaaaagatagatgtgaggagtgatcagcagtctatggaagagggtgacatgatgaggacaagtaaagaggaagaagaaaagatagatgtgaggagtgatcagcagattatggaggagggtgacatgaggataatgaaagaggaagaagaagagacctatgtgaggagtAATCAGTACTCTTTTGAGGAGGTGGACATGATgagtaaagaggaggaagaagagatgtatatgaggagtgatcagcagtctaccgAGGAGGGTGACTTAATGAGGACAAGTAAGGAGGAGGGATGTTCTCTAGATATCAGTGAAA CAGATGGGCACAATGTTGAAAATATCTTGAAGAGGAGTTTTCCTGTATCGGCAGGAAATAATGGCATTACCCAGCATCCTCCAGGAGTAAGGCACATTGTAGCAAATATGCATCACACACGCTACAGTGCAGATAGACCACCAGATCCTTGTAATCCTGAGGAATCTTCTGATAGGTCACATCCAGTGGGCCTAAATACCCCTCCTGGAGGTCACTGTGAGGAGAGGTCACATGACCTGTCTGATTCTGAGGAATCTTCTGGTAAATCTCGTAGTGTCAGACATGGAGGAGAGGAGATGTTTCCATGTTCTGAATGTGATAAATTTTTCACAAGGAAGTCGCGTCTTGTTATCCATCAGAGAAGCCACACTGGtgagcgtcctttttcatgttcagagtgtgggaaatgctttagtTTGAAACAAAGCCTTGAGAGACATCAGAAAAGTCACATAGATGAGCGGccatttttatgttcagagtgtgggaaaggttttgcttcaaAAGGAAGCCTCCTAGCACATCAAAGTACTCATACAGTTGTGTTTCCTttatcatgttcagagtgtgggaaggggTTTACTCTGAAAGGAAAACTTCTTAAACACCTGAAAATTCATATAAGAGggcgtcctttttcatgttcagagtgcgggaagAGTTTTATTCGGAAGGAACGTTTTCTTGCCCATCAAAGAAGTCACACAGGCGAGCGGCCCTTTTCatgttcagtgtgtgggaaatgctttactACCAAAGAAAACTATTTTATGCACCAGAAgattcacacaggtgagcgtcctttttcatgttcagagtgtgggaagtgtttcATTAGGAAAAGGAAATTAACTGATCATCTGAAAATTCACACTGGtgagcgtcctttttcatgttcagagtgtgggaaaggttttattcgtaaaaataaattaattgatcatcagagaagtcacacaggagagcggcCCTTTTCATGTTCAGATTGTGGAAGAAGATTCAGTATGAAAGGTAACCTACTCACACACCAGACAACACACACTGGCGAGCGGCCGTttgtgtgttcagagtgtgggaaaggcttcAGTCAGAAAGGAAGCCTGCTTAAGCACCAGAGAACTCACAGAGGAGAGCGTCCCttttcttgttctgagtgtgggaaaagctttACGGCTAAAGCAAATCTAAGCAGACATCAAAAGACTTACGCCCACTGA
- the LOC137535184 gene encoding oocyte zinc finger protein XlCOF6-like, giving the protein MQTFLELAAEEDEDKFILKTKVKEETKKKYVRSDQQSMEEGDMMRTIKEEEEETNVRNDHQSMEEGETRRTIKEEEEETYVRSDQQSMGEGVMMRTIKEEEETYVRGDQWSMEKADMIRTIKEEEEETYVKSDQQSMEEGDMMRTSKEEEEKMDVRSDQQIMGEGDMMRTVKEEEEETYVWSDQQSMEEGGMRIMKEEEDEMYVRSDQRSTEEGGMMRTIKKEEEENYVRSDQQSLEEGDMMRTIKVEKEETYVRSNQYSFEEVDMMRTSKEEEEEMYMRSDQHFTEEGDIRRTSKEEGCSLDISETDGHSVENILKRSFPVSAGDNGITQHPPGVRHIIPNTHHRLYAADRPPDPCNSEESSDRSHPVGLNTHPGGHCEEKSHDPSDSEESSGKSRSVRHGGEKIFVCTECDKYFTRKSRLVMHQRSHTGERPFSCSECGKCFSFKQSLERHHKSHTDEQPFSCSECGKGFASKVSLLAHQNTHTGVFPLSCSECGKGFTLKGKLLKHQKIHIRGRPFSCSECGKSFIRNERFLAHQRSHTGERPFSCSVCGKCFTTKENYFMHQKIHTGERPFSCSECGKCFIRKRKLTDHLKIHTGERPFSCSECGKSFIRKNKLIDHQRSHTGEQPFSCSDCGRRFSMKGNLLTHQTTHTGERPFVCSECGKGFSQKGSLLKHQRIHRGERPFSCPECGKSFTAKANLSRHQKTYAH; this is encoded by the exons ATGCAGACATTTCTGGAACTGGCAGCAGAGGAG gatgaagataagtttattttaaaaacaaaggttaaagaggaaacaaaaaagaagtatgtgaggagtgatcagcagtctatggaggagggtgacatgatgaggacaattaaagaggaagaagaggagacgaaTGTGAGAAATGATCATcaatctatggaggagggtgaaacAAGGagaacaattaaagaggaagaagaagagacatatgtgaggagtgatcagcagtctatgggggagggtgtcatgatgaggacaattaaagaggaagaagaaacatatgtgaggggtgatcagtggTCTATGGAGAAGGCTGACATGattaggacaattaaagaggaggaagaagagacgtatgtgaagagtgatcagcagtctatggaggagggtgacatgatgaggacaagtaaagaggaagaagaaaagatggatgtgaggagtgatcagcagattatgggggagggtgacatgatgaggacagtcaaagaggaggaagaagagacatatgtgtggagtgatcagcagtctatggaggagggtggcatgaGGATaatgaaagaggaagaagatgagatgtatgtgaggagtgatcagcggtctaccgaggagggtggcatgatgaggacaattaaaaaggaggaagaagagaactatgtgaggagtgatcagcaatctTTGgaagagggtgacatgatgaggactatTAAAGTGGAGAAAGAagagacctatgtgaggagtAATCAGTACTCTTTTGAGGAGgtggacatgatgaggacaagtaaagaggaggaagaagagatgtatatgaggagtgatcagcacttTACCGAGGAGGGTGACATAAGGAGGACAAGTAAGGAGGAGGGATGTTCTCTAGATATCAGTGAAA CAGATGGGCACAGTGTTGAAAATATCTTGAAGAGGAGTTTTCCTGTATCGGCAGGAGATAATGGCATTACCCAGCATCCTCCAGGAGTAAGGCACATTATTCCAAATACACATCACAGACTTTACGCTGCAGATAGACCACCAGATCCTTGTAATTCTGAGGAATCTTCTGATAGGTCACATCCAGTGGGCCTAAATACCCATCCGGGAGGTCACTGTGAGGAGAAGTCACATGACCCATCTGATTCTGAGGAATCTTCTGGTAAATCTCGTAGTGTCAGACATGGAGGTGAGAAAATATTTGTATGTACTGAATGTGATAAATATTTCACAAGGAAGTCGCGTCTTGTTATGCATCAGAGAAGCCACACTGGtgagcgtcctttttcatgttcagagtgtgggaaatgctttagtTTTAAACAAAGCCTTGAGAGACATCACAAAAGTCACACAGATGAGCAgccattttcatgttcagagtgtgggaaaggttttgcttcgaAAGTAAGCCTCCTTGCACATCAAAATACTCACACAGGTGTGTTTCCTttatcatgttcagagtgtgggaaagggtttaCTCTGAAAGGAAAACTTCTTAAACACCAGAAAATTCATATAAGAGggcgtcctttttcatgttcagagtgcgggaaaagTTTTATTCGGAATGAACGTTTTCTTGCCCATCAAAGAAGTCACACAGGCGAGCGGCCCTTTTCATGCTCAGTATGTGGGAAATGCTTTACTACCAAAGAAAACTATTTTATGCACCAGAAgattcacacaggtgagcgtcctttttcatgttcagagtgtgggaagtgtttcATTCGGAAAAGAAAATTAACTGATCATCTGAAAATTCACACTGGtgagcgtcctttttcatgttcagagtgtgggaaaagttttattcgtaaaaataaattaattgatcatcagagaagtcacacaggcgaGCAGCCATTTTCATGTTCAGATTGTGGAAGAAGATTCAGTATGAAAGGTAACCTACTCACACACCAGACAACACACACTGGCGAGCGGCCGTttgtgtgttcagagtgtgggaaaggcttcAGTCAGAAAGGAAGCCTGCTTAAGCACCAGAGAATTCACAGAGGAGAGCGTCCCTTTtcttgtcctgagtgtgggaaaagctttACGGCTAAAGCAAATCTAAGCAGACATCAAAAGACTTACGCCCACTGA